One Pomacea canaliculata isolate SZHN2017 linkage group LG9, ASM307304v1, whole genome shotgun sequence DNA segment encodes these proteins:
- the LOC112572942 gene encoding multiple epidermal growth factor-like domains protein 11 isoform X2, translated as MARKLRSILVAVTMGYSFLLVVTLAQNCPDTYFLYKKNCVPCTCENYTEVCDKAAGTCSSGCRAGYRGQACQEVCPKGTFGKDCQSTCSCPPNCYTCDSVTGSCVCLGADRSTPTQEEKDRYDISSLTKVEVVVGLMVLFVGEKRH; from the exons ATGGCTAGAAAATTGAGGTCTATTCTTGTAGCAGTGACAATGGGATACTCATTCCTGCTTGTCG TCACACTGGCCCAAAACTGCCCAGATACATATTTCCTGTACAAGAAAAACTGTGTACCATGTACGTGTGAGAACTACACCGAGGTTTGCGACAAGGCAGCGGGGACGTGCAGCAGCGGATGTCGTGCTGGCTACCGCGGACAGGCCTGCCAAGAAG TCTGCCCAAAAGGCACGTTTGGCAAGGATTGTCAGAGTACCTGCAGCTGCCCACCTAACTGCTACACCTGTGACAGCGTCACCGGCTCATGTGTCTGCCTGGGAGCAGACAGAAGCACGCCTACCCAAGAAGAGAAGGATAGAT atgacatctcGTCGTTGACCAAAGTGGAGGTCGTTGTGGGACTAATG GTACTTTTTGTGGGTGAGAAACGACACTGA
- the LOC112572942 gene encoding multiple epidermal growth factor-like domains protein 10 isoform X1, giving the protein MARKLRSILVAVTMGYSFLLVVTLAQNCPDTYFLYKKNCVPCTCENYTEVCDKAAGTCSSGCRAGYRGQACQEVCPKGTFGKDCQSTCSCPPNCYTCDSVTGSCVCLGADRSTPTQEEKDRYDISSLTKVEVVVGLMVGYSSFILVFNTALYFLWVRNDTEVGPE; this is encoded by the exons ATGGCTAGAAAATTGAGGTCTATTCTTGTAGCAGTGACAATGGGATACTCATTCCTGCTTGTCG TCACACTGGCCCAAAACTGCCCAGATACATATTTCCTGTACAAGAAAAACTGTGTACCATGTACGTGTGAGAACTACACCGAGGTTTGCGACAAGGCAGCGGGGACGTGCAGCAGCGGATGTCGTGCTGGCTACCGCGGACAGGCCTGCCAAGAAG TCTGCCCAAAAGGCACGTTTGGCAAGGATTGTCAGAGTACCTGCAGCTGCCCACCTAACTGCTACACCTGTGACAGCGTCACCGGCTCATGTGTCTGCCTGGGAGCAGACAGAAGCACGCCTACCCAAGAAGAGAAGGATAGAT atgacatctcGTCGTTGACCAAAGTGGAGGTCGTTGTGGGACTAATGGTAGGATACTCATCCTTCATACTCGTCTTCAATACCGCACT GTACTTTTTGTGGGTGAGAAACGACACTGAAGTGGGACCAGAGTGA
- the LOC112572214 gene encoding G-protein coupled receptor moody-like — translation FICFLFTAKSVGYRFFEGFPGLCRAIGCLCTISCVGSLMTLSTMSCNRYILICHNTLYRRVFTLRNCLLMCAGIHLFGFFLVSLNFYGVGNHSFDRKSFECVWDRMASHDYTIIFGIVLVWVPTIVTGVAYSRTYLFVRRARIKVHSHRNAKHGTITGNSGTMSSLSHENPISLKKKSAHKTETENSTSREEDSDMPGEEGTPRKDDNQTPINTKRVRLTARKNFGNSSYPTTARQRALPDLASLKLAKTLFIIYVVFSTCWFPYSAVIIFDRYDHFSHEVHAFVIVFAHLNASINWLVYYTTHSKLRWAFRKLLGLRNRKSEAHVNSNTVFTVS, via the coding sequence tttatttgctttctgtTCACAGCTAAGTCGGTCGGATACCGGTTTTTCGAAGGTTTCCCAGGCTTGTGCCGCGCCATTGGCTGCCTGTGCACCATCTCGTGCGTGGGATCCCTCATGACGCTGTCGACGATGAGCTGCAATCGCTACATCCTCATCTGCCACAACACCCTGTATCGCCGGGTCTTCACACTCCGCAACTGCCTGCTGATGTGTGCGGGGATACACCTTTTCGGCTTCTTTCTCGTTTCTCTCAACTTTTACGGCGTCGGCAACCACTCCTTTGACCGTAAAAGCTTCGAGTGTGTGTGGGATCGCATGGCCAGCCATGACTACACCATCATCTTTGGAATCGTCCTGGTGTGGGTTCCCACTATCGTCACTGGCGTCGCTTACAGCAGGACCTACCTCTTCGTGCGGCGAGCTCGCATCAAAGTCCACAGCCATCGCAACGCCAAACACGGAACGATAACGGGCAACAGTGGGACAATGTCCTCGTTGTCCCATGAAAACCCAATTTCGTTGAAAAAGAAATCAGCTCATAAGACTGAGACTGAGAACAGCACCAGCAGAGAAGAAGACAGCGATATGCCAGGCGAGGAAGGGACCCCGAGGAAGGACGATAACCAGACCCCTATCAACACGAAGAGGGTGCGCCTGACTGCTCGTAAGAACTTCGGCAATTCGTCGTACCCGACCACGGCCCGTCAACGAGCGCTGCCTGACTTGGCCTCACTCAAGCTAGCAAAGACACTGTTCATCATCTACGTAGTGTTCTCTACCTGCTGGTTCCCCTACTCCGCCGTCATCATCTTCGACAGGTACGACCACTTCTCCCACGAGGTACATGCCTTCGTCATCGTCTTTGCCCACCTCAACGCCTCCATCAACTGGTTGGTGTACTACACCACGCACTCCAAGCTTCGCTGGGCTTTCCGCAAGCTTCTCGGCCTTCGCAATAGAAAGTCCGAAGCTCATGTCAACTCCAACACGGTGTTTACCGTAtcttaa